A genomic stretch from Corynebacterium terpenotabidum Y-11 includes:
- a CDS encoding replication-associated recombination protein A: MAEGLFGLGGADPAPPSRSADAYFHPGAHAPLAVRMRPRSLDEVVGQTHVLDEGSPLRRLIDGRGESSVILYGPPGTGKTTVASLIAGASGRRFEALSALNSGVKEVRAVIDAARRRLIDGVPTVLFIDEVHRFSKTQQDALLAAVENRTVLLVAATTENPSFSVVAPLLSRSLLVELTPLAPEDISTLLRRAVADARGYDGRISLTEEARARLTALAAGDARRALTYLEAAAETAEDSAGNAGDAGDAEITVDTVARSTDKAVARYDRDGDQHYDIVSAFIKSIRGSDPDAALHYLARMIDAGEDPRFITRRLVVHAAEDIGTADPQALQIAVAAHEAVSFIGMPEGRIPLAEATVYLATAPKSNAVITAIDAALADVRAGRGSIVPAHLRDGHYSGAEALGNAVGYRYPHDDPRGVLAQNYLPEDLAGAVYYAPTDHGRERQLSATLDTLRGIVRGGR, encoded by the coding sequence ATGGCTGAGGGACTGTTCGGCCTCGGTGGCGCCGATCCGGCCCCGCCGTCGCGGTCGGCCGACGCTTACTTCCACCCCGGGGCCCACGCCCCACTGGCGGTACGGATGCGCCCCCGCAGCCTCGACGAGGTCGTCGGGCAGACCCATGTCCTCGATGAAGGGTCGCCGCTGCGTCGTCTCATCGACGGTCGCGGCGAATCCTCGGTCATCCTCTACGGACCGCCGGGCACCGGGAAAACGACGGTGGCCTCGCTCATCGCCGGGGCGTCCGGACGCCGCTTTGAGGCCCTGTCCGCCCTGAACTCCGGGGTGAAGGAGGTGCGCGCCGTCATCGACGCCGCCCGCCGGCGGCTCATTGACGGCGTCCCGACGGTCCTGTTCATCGATGAGGTGCACCGGTTCTCGAAGACCCAGCAGGATGCCCTCCTTGCGGCCGTCGAGAACCGGACCGTTCTGCTCGTTGCCGCAACGACCGAAAACCCGAGCTTCTCTGTCGTCGCACCGTTACTGTCCCGGTCCCTGCTGGTGGAGCTGACGCCGCTGGCACCGGAGGATATCTCGACACTGCTGCGACGTGCGGTGGCCGATGCCCGCGGCTATGACGGCAGAATCTCCCTCACCGAGGAGGCCCGCGCCCGGCTCACCGCCCTGGCCGCCGGGGACGCCCGCCGCGCGCTGACCTACCTGGAGGCGGCCGCGGAGACGGCGGAGGACAGTGCTGGGAACGCCGGGGACGCCGGGGACGCCGAGATCACCGTTGACACTGTGGCCCGCTCCACCGACAAGGCCGTCGCCCGGTACGACCGGGACGGTGACCAGCACTACGACATCGTCAGTGCCTTCATCAAGTCGATCCGTGGCTCGGATCCGGACGCCGCCCTCCACTACCTCGCCCGGATGATCGACGCGGGGGAGGACCCCCGGTTCATCACCCGACGTCTGGTCGTCCACGCCGCCGAGGACATCGGAACCGCCGATCCGCAGGCCCTGCAGATCGCCGTCGCCGCCCACGAGGCGGTGAGCTTCATCGGAATGCCGGAGGGTCGGATCCCGTTGGCGGAGGCGACCGTCTACCTGGCCACCGCCCCGAAATCCAATGCGGTGATCACCGCGATCGACGCTGCGCTGGCCGATGTGCGTGCCGGGAGGGGGAGCATCGTCCCGGCGCACCTGCGTGACGGGCACTACTCGGGTGCCGAGGCCCTGGGCAATGCCGTCGGCTACCGTTATCCCCACGACGACCCGCGCGGCGTCCTCGCCCAGAACTACCTGCCCGAGGACCTTGCCGGCGCGGTCTACTACGCCCCCACTGACCATGGCCGGGAACGCCAGCTCTCTGCCACCCTGGACACCCTGCGTGGGATCGTCCGCGGTGGCAGGTAG
- a CDS encoding metal-dependent hydrolase, producing the protein MVQGPTHAMSGAAVGLALATTLPPHWGGATTTAEILAYAGITAGAALLPDIDAPGSTVARTFGPLTGLAARAGAALSVLTVRATGTRKDTRITGGHRTATHTLWFALLAGLCAWGIGGVWGTAGVVGMLILFTGLALSGLFPSWAKDRGSIVIVALSVVVGVLAYRSIPALQTPLLPASAVTAGVLTHLVGDLLTTSGIPLTSPLIPRDGKRWWNWTLPSAMTIRTSGVWDQALLLVCTGLAGWQLVLVLVNG; encoded by the coding sequence ATGGTCCAGGGGCCGACCCACGCCATGTCCGGTGCCGCTGTCGGTCTGGCCCTGGCCACCACACTTCCACCGCACTGGGGCGGGGCGACTACCACCGCCGAGATCCTCGCCTATGCCGGAATCACCGCCGGGGCGGCGTTGCTGCCGGACATCGATGCTCCGGGCTCGACCGTCGCCCGGACCTTCGGCCCCCTCACCGGACTGGCCGCCCGGGCCGGTGCCGCACTCAGCGTCCTCACCGTCCGTGCCACCGGTACCCGGAAGGACACCCGGATCACCGGCGGTCACCGGACCGCCACCCACACCCTCTGGTTCGCTCTGTTGGCCGGGCTCTGCGCCTGGGGGATCGGCGGCGTGTGGGGGACAGCGGGTGTGGTCGGGATGCTCATCCTGTTCACCGGTCTGGCGCTCAGCGGACTGTTTCCCTCCTGGGCGAAGGACCGCGGCAGCATCGTCATCGTCGCCCTGTCCGTGGTGGTGGGAGTGCTCGCCTACCGGAGTATCCCTGCACTTCAGACGCCGCTGCTGCCGGCCTCCGCCGTGACGGCAGGTGTGCTGACCCACCTGGTAGGTGACCTGCTGACAACGTCCGGGATTCCACTGACCTCGCCACTGATTCCGCGGGACGGGAAACGCTGGTGGAACTGGACCCTGCCGTCGGCCATGACAATCCGCACGTCCGGGGTGTGGGATCAGGCGCTGCTGCTGGTGTGCACCGGACTCGCAGGCTGGCAGCTGGTCCTGGTACTGGTGAATGGATGA
- the thrC gene encoding threonine synthase — protein MKYISTRDAQATPVTFTDILLGGLAPDGGLYLPEEYPQLDAATLERWRGVLDTGGYAALAAEVVALFVDDIPVEDLREITARAYSTPKFASAQIVPVTDLEPGVKIAHLSEGPTAAFKDMAMQLLGELFEYVLRKRGETINILGATSGDTGSSAEYAMRGRAGIRVFMLTPAGRMTPFQQAQMFGLEDPNIFNIALDGVFDDCQDVVKAVSGDAAFKAEYHIGAVNSINWARLMAQVVYYVSSWIRATDSPEDTVSFSVPTGNFGDICAGHIARSMGVPIDRLIVATNENDVLDEFFRTGEYRVRTSAETLATSSPSMDISKASNFERFIFDVVGRDGARTADLFGSQVPAGGFSLSADPAFPQVAKDYGFASGSSTHADRLATIRHCWETTGVLVDPHTADGVKVARDYLAEHPDAAPVVCLETALPVKFADTIREAIGDEPEAMTPERFRGILDADRHVTDLPNDVETVKGFIRDSIANVQV, from the coding sequence ATGAAGTACATCTCCACGCGCGACGCGCAGGCCACCCCTGTCACCTTCACCGATATTTTGCTCGGCGGTCTGGCACCGGACGGTGGCCTGTACCTGCCCGAGGAATACCCGCAGCTCGACGCCGCCACACTGGAGCGGTGGCGCGGTGTGCTCGACACCGGTGGCTATGCCGCCCTCGCCGCCGAGGTCGTCGCCCTGTTCGTCGACGATATCCCGGTCGAGGACCTCCGCGAGATCACCGCGCGGGCCTACAGCACCCCGAAGTTCGCCTCGGCACAGATCGTCCCGGTCACCGACCTGGAGCCGGGTGTGAAGATCGCGCACCTGTCGGAGGGGCCCACCGCGGCGTTCAAGGACATGGCAATGCAGCTGCTCGGCGAGCTGTTCGAGTACGTTCTGCGCAAGCGCGGCGAGACCATCAACATCCTCGGTGCGACCAGTGGTGACACCGGGTCCTCCGCCGAGTACGCGATGCGCGGCCGGGCCGGCATCCGGGTGTTCATGCTCACCCCGGCGGGCCGCATGACGCCGTTCCAGCAGGCGCAGATGTTCGGCCTGGAGGACCCGAATATCTTCAACATCGCCCTCGACGGCGTCTTCGACGACTGCCAGGACGTGGTGAAGGCTGTGTCCGGGGACGCCGCATTCAAGGCGGAGTACCACATCGGCGCCGTGAACTCGATCAACTGGGCACGCCTGATGGCCCAGGTCGTCTACTACGTCTCCAGCTGGATCCGGGCGACTGACAGCCCGGAGGACACCGTCTCCTTCAGCGTGCCGACCGGCAACTTCGGCGACATTTGCGCCGGTCACATCGCCCGGAGCATGGGAGTGCCGATCGACCGGCTGATCGTGGCGACGAACGAGAACGACGTCCTCGACGAGTTCTTCCGTACCGGTGAGTACCGGGTGCGGACCTCCGCGGAGACGCTGGCGACCTCCAGCCCGTCGATGGACATCTCCAAGGCCTCGAACTTCGAGCGGTTCATCTTCGACGTGGTGGGACGGGACGGTGCCCGCACGGCGGACCTCTTCGGGTCCCAGGTCCCGGCTGGCGGGTTCTCCCTGTCCGCCGACCCCGCGTTCCCGCAGGTCGCCAAGGACTACGGTTTCGCGTCCGGATCATCGACCCACGCTGACCGGCTGGCGACGATCCGGCACTGCTGGGAGACCACCGGCGTCCTGGTCGACCCGCACACCGCCGACGGTGTGAAGGTCGCGCGTGACTACCTTGCCGAGCACCCGGACGCTGCTCCGGTGGTGTGTCTGGAGACCGCCTTGCCGGTGAAGTTCGCCGACACGATCCGCGAGGCCATCGGGGATGAGCCGGAGGCGATGACCCCGGAGCGGTTCCGCGGCATTCTCGACGCCGACCGGCACGTCACCGACCTGCCGAACGACGTCGAAACGGTGAAGGGTTTCATCCGCGACTCCATCGCGAATGTGCAGGTGTAG
- a CDS encoding glycerophosphodiester phosphodiesterase: protein MTPTDLVYDGHTTRLKWRRGRRRPGDRPFTPARIVEGLALGAGVEIDVRIARGGVPTVRHDRYRWWDAPATPLASVIRQAVDVAPTAELQLDIKDPARTLTPWAAQAVATAVGPVADVVTVSGTDPVAVAAIGAVDPRLRTGHDPCTRRAVRRLHRSGDVAAFLADALGAQPTAVMIYLDHRLILALADRGHDIVADLHTAGKRVDAYTLTTADPDGVRTARRLLELRVDQITTDDADGLAAALR from the coding sequence ATGACGCCCACCGACCTTGTCTACGACGGACACACCACCCGGCTCAAATGGCGCCGGGGACGGCGTCGCCCCGGTGATCGTCCCTTCACCCCCGCCCGGATCGTCGAAGGGTTGGCGCTCGGCGCCGGGGTCGAAATCGACGTGCGGATCGCCCGGGGAGGGGTACCGACGGTCCGGCATGATCGGTACCGCTGGTGGGACGCACCGGCGACCCCGCTGGCCTCGGTGATCCGGCAGGCGGTGGACGTCGCACCCACCGCCGAACTGCAGCTCGACATCAAGGATCCCGCGCGGACCCTCACCCCGTGGGCGGCGCAGGCGGTCGCGACGGCGGTCGGCCCGGTGGCAGACGTCGTCACCGTGTCGGGCACGGATCCGGTCGCGGTGGCCGCGATCGGGGCGGTCGATCCGCGGCTCCGGACCGGTCACGACCCCTGCACCCGCCGGGCGGTCCGGCGACTGCACAGGTCGGGTGATGTGGCGGCCTTCCTTGCCGACGCGCTGGGCGCGCAGCCGACCGCGGTGATGATCTACCTGGACCACCGGCTCATCCTCGCGCTCGCCGACCGCGGTCACGATATCGTCGCCGACCTCCACACCGCAGGAAAGCGGGTGGACGCCTACACCCTGACGACCGCGGACCCGGACGGGGTGCGGACGGCCCGACGACTGCTGGAGCTCAGGGTGGACCAGATCACCACCGATGACGCCGACGGCCTGGCCGCCGCACTCCGGTAG
- a CDS encoding phosphotransferase yields the protein MLTIDTVLDRAAHLLGRRFGGTPELTQPENLGGSSDSLVLRAKVTPNPFLQERSVVIKQLSSVDPDSPLSAEAEAAMIREVVAYQYTNTLPTENRPGPLLLAHDIDERIIVLSDAGTGESFSDILVLDDVDKRISALRKLGRALGKMQVATADGEHSFDTLNRRQYARHGLPVSQTGERDVDVAALVAQGLDLLRSSGVEIPDAVEAFAEEAGIRQSRSRLRAFTPFDLTPDNIMLADQVVFLDFEWAGFRDIVFDVACVIAGFPHDISTPLLEEEESAEFIEAWASEVVSVWPNVREPARLADALMTSLMGWTLMSLSLLYHGTLAVIDGAQTATEGARRLDRLPETHLADFATTVESVRRYALHAPVRSTSDSRYADVAEFATALLARLAGLGAVPQTRSGLRSR from the coding sequence GTGCTGACTATCGACACCGTCCTCGACCGGGCGGCCCACCTGCTGGGCCGCCGGTTCGGGGGAACACCGGAACTCACCCAGCCCGAGAACCTGGGTGGATCCAGCGATTCCCTGGTCCTGCGGGCCAAGGTCACCCCCAACCCCTTCCTCCAGGAACGATCTGTCGTCATCAAGCAGCTGTCGTCGGTGGACCCGGATTCGCCGCTCTCCGCGGAGGCCGAGGCAGCGATGATCCGTGAGGTCGTCGCGTACCAGTACACCAATACGCTGCCGACGGAGAACCGGCCGGGGCCGTTGCTGCTCGCCCACGACATTGACGAGCGCATCATCGTTCTGTCCGATGCCGGAACCGGCGAGAGCTTCTCCGACATCCTTGTTCTCGACGATGTTGACAAGCGGATCTCGGCCCTGCGCAAGCTCGGGCGTGCCCTGGGCAAGATGCAGGTCGCGACCGCGGACGGGGAGCATTCCTTCGACACCCTCAACCGTCGCCAGTACGCCCGGCACGGGCTTCCGGTGAGCCAGACGGGGGAGCGGGACGTCGACGTCGCCGCCCTGGTCGCCCAAGGTCTCGACCTGCTGCGCAGCAGCGGCGTCGAGATCCCCGACGCGGTCGAAGCCTTCGCCGAGGAGGCCGGGATCCGGCAGTCCCGGTCCCGGCTGCGGGCCTTCACCCCCTTCGACCTGACCCCGGACAACATCATGCTCGCCGACCAGGTCGTCTTCCTCGACTTCGAGTGGGCGGGTTTCCGGGATATCGTCTTCGACGTCGCCTGCGTGATCGCCGGATTCCCGCACGACATCAGCACCCCGCTGCTCGAGGAGGAGGAGTCTGCCGAATTCATCGAGGCATGGGCGTCCGAGGTGGTGAGCGTCTGGCCGAATGTCCGTGAACCCGCCCGGCTGGCAGATGCGCTGATGACCTCGCTGATGGGCTGGACCCTCATGAGTCTGTCTCTGCTGTACCACGGCACCCTGGCCGTCATCGACGGCGCACAGACCGCGACGGAGGGCGCCCGTCGGCTGGACCGGCTGCCGGAGACCCATCTCGCCGATTTCGCGACGACGGTCGAGTCCGTCCGTCGGTACGCCCTCCACGCACCCGTCCGGTCCACCTCGGATTCCCGGTACGCGGACGTGGCCGAGTTCGCCACCGCCCTGCTGGCCCGTCTGGCGGGCCTGGGCGCGGTCCCGCAGACCCGGTCCGGCCTGCGGTCCCGCTGA
- the ypfJ gene encoding KPN_02809 family neutral zinc metallopeptidase, whose amino-acid sequence MTFNSNLKGTGGRASSGGSSGGSGGFSFGGGSGSGNRGSSGILAVVMGIVGSKFGIPGVIVIAVIGFFVSGGTSLFSSGSSDTLSSSSSVTSDSSLEHCKTWEDANTYDDCRIEGTAISLDAVWSEILPAETGIAYTEPAVQIGDGTVSTGCGTASTAQTGPFYCPGDKTVYIGDDFFAQLTQLGGSDGPFAQMYVVAHEFGHHIQNLQGTIGLSDYDDPGEDSNAVKMELQADCYAGVWANHADSGDNAMLDPLTDDQIAQAIQSAQAIGDDAIQRSSGARVNPDAWTHGSSEQRQQWFTTGYTSGTVNACYQEFQR is encoded by the coding sequence ATGACGTTCAACAGCAACCTCAAGGGCACCGGCGGTCGCGCGTCCTCCGGCGGCAGCTCAGGAGGATCAGGCGGCTTCAGTTTCGGCGGAGGTAGCGGGAGTGGGAATCGCGGCAGCAGTGGAATCCTCGCCGTGGTCATGGGCATCGTCGGCTCGAAGTTCGGTATCCCCGGCGTCATCGTCATCGCGGTGATCGGATTCTTCGTCAGCGGCGGCACCAGCCTGTTCAGCAGTGGATCCTCGGACACCCTCTCCAGCAGCAGCTCCGTCACCTCGGACAGTTCCCTGGAGCACTGCAAGACCTGGGAGGACGCCAACACCTACGACGACTGCCGTATCGAAGGCACCGCCATTTCCCTCGACGCCGTCTGGTCGGAGATCCTTCCCGCCGAGACCGGCATTGCCTACACCGAACCGGCCGTGCAGATCGGCGACGGCACCGTCTCCACCGGCTGCGGCACGGCCTCCACCGCCCAGACCGGCCCGTTCTACTGCCCCGGCGACAAGACGGTGTACATCGGGGACGACTTCTTCGCCCAGCTCACGCAGTTGGGTGGCTCCGACGGCCCCTTCGCCCAGATGTACGTCGTCGCCCACGAGTTCGGCCACCACATCCAGAATCTCCAGGGCACCATCGGCCTGTCGGACTATGACGACCCCGGTGAGGATTCCAACGCCGTGAAGATGGAACTCCAGGCGGACTGCTATGCCGGGGTGTGGGCCAATCACGCCGATTCCGGTGACAACGCCATGCTCGACCCCCTCACCGACGACCAGATCGCCCAGGCCATCCAGTCTGCCCAGGCGATCGGCGACGACGCCATCCAGCGGTCCTCCGGAGCCCGGGTCAACCCGGACGCCTGGACACACGGTTCCTCCGAGCAGCGCCAGCAGTGGTTCACCACCGGGTACACCAGCGGCACCGTCAATGCCTGCTACCAGGAGTTCCAGCGGTAG
- the aspS gene encoding aspartate--tRNA ligase, whose protein sequence is MLRTHLCGDLRSDDTGKEVTLTGWVARRRDHGGVIFIDLRDRSGLAQVVFRDNEVAERAHALRSEYCIRVTGVVEDRPEGSENPNLASGAIELNVSDLEILNESTALPFQIEESTGGEVGEETRLKYRYLDLRRERQAYGLRLRSKVSQAARGVLLDEDFTEIETPTLTRSTPEGARDFLVPARLRPGSFYALPQSPQLFKQLLMVAGMERYFQIARCYRDEDFRADRQPEFTQLDVEMSFVDQEDVIALAEKILTAVWAEIGYEITTPIPRITYAEAMRRYGSDKPDLRFDIEITECTEFFKDTTFRVFSSDYVGAVVMTGGASQPRRQLDAWQEWAKQRGAKGLAYILVGEDGALTGPVAKNITDAERAGIAAHVGAQPGDCIFFAAGEVKASRALLGAARGEIAERLGLIKDGDWAFTWVVDAPLFESAADATASGDVALGHSSWTAVHHAFTSPKPEWIDTFDTDPGAATAYAYDIVCNGNEIGGGSIRIHQRAVQERVFAVMGITEEEAQEKFGFLLDAFAFGAPPHGGIAFGWDRIVSLLGGYESIRDVIAFPKSGGGVDPLTDAPAPITAQQRKEAGIDAKPKKPAPAE, encoded by the coding sequence GTGCTGCGGACGCATCTGTGTGGCGACCTTCGCTCCGACGACACCGGAAAGGAGGTCACTCTCACCGGGTGGGTCGCCCGACGGCGCGACCATGGCGGGGTGATCTTCATCGACCTGCGCGACCGCTCTGGTCTCGCCCAGGTCGTGTTCCGGGACAACGAGGTCGCCGAGCGGGCCCATGCCCTGCGCAGCGAATACTGCATCCGGGTCACCGGTGTCGTCGAGGACCGGCCGGAAGGATCCGAGAACCCGAACCTGGCGTCCGGTGCCATTGAGCTCAACGTCTCCGACCTGGAGATTCTCAACGAGTCCACCGCCCTGCCGTTCCAGATCGAGGAATCCACCGGCGGCGAGGTCGGCGAAGAGACCCGCCTGAAGTACCGCTACCTCGACCTTCGCCGTGAACGTCAGGCCTATGGCCTGCGGCTGCGCTCCAAGGTCAGCCAGGCCGCCCGCGGCGTCCTGCTGGACGAGGACTTCACCGAGATCGAGACCCCCACCCTTACCCGCTCCACCCCCGAGGGCGCCCGCGACTTCCTTGTTCCGGCCCGCCTGCGTCCGGGCAGCTTCTACGCCCTGCCGCAGTCCCCGCAGCTGTTCAAGCAGCTGCTCATGGTCGCCGGTATGGAACGCTACTTCCAGATCGCCCGCTGCTACCGGGACGAGGATTTCCGCGCCGACCGGCAGCCGGAGTTCACCCAGCTCGACGTCGAAATGAGCTTCGTCGACCAGGAAGACGTCATCGCCCTCGCCGAAAAGATCCTCACCGCGGTGTGGGCCGAGATCGGCTACGAGATCACCACCCCGATCCCGCGGATCACCTACGCCGAGGCGATGCGCCGTTACGGTTCCGACAAGCCGGATCTGCGCTTCGACATCGAGATCACCGAGTGCACCGAGTTCTTCAAGGACACGACTTTCCGCGTCTTCTCGTCCGACTATGTCGGTGCCGTGGTCATGACCGGTGGTGCCTCCCAGCCGCGTCGTCAGCTCGACGCCTGGCAGGAATGGGCCAAGCAGCGCGGCGCCAAGGGCCTCGCCTACATCCTCGTCGGTGAGGACGGTGCGCTCACCGGCCCCGTGGCCAAGAACATCACCGATGCGGAGCGCGCCGGCATCGCCGCCCACGTCGGCGCCCAGCCGGGCGACTGCATCTTCTTCGCCGCCGGTGAAGTCAAGGCCTCCCGCGCGCTGCTCGGTGCCGCCCGCGGCGAGATCGCCGAGCGTCTCGGCCTGATCAAGGACGGCGACTGGGCCTTTACCTGGGTCGTCGACGCCCCCCTGTTCGAGTCCGCCGCCGACGCCACCGCGTCCGGCGATGTCGCCCTCGGTCACTCGTCGTGGACCGCGGTCCACCACGCCTTCACCTCGCCGAAGCCGGAGTGGATCGACACCTTTGACACCGATCCCGGTGCGGCCACCGCCTACGCCTACGACATCGTCTGCAACGGCAACGAAATCGGCGGCGGTTCCATCCGTATCCACCAGCGGGCCGTCCAGGAGCGCGTCTTCGCCGTTATGGGCATCACTGAGGAGGAGGCACAGGAGAAGTTCGGCTTCCTCCTCGACGCCTTCGCCTTCGGCGCCCCGCCGCACGGCGGCATCGCCTTCGGCTGGGACCGTATCGTCTCCCTCCTCGGCGGCTACGAGTCCATCCGTGACGTCATCGCCTTCCCGAAGTCCGGTGGCGGAGTGGACCCGCTCACCGACGCACCGGCACCGATTACCGCCCAGCAGCGGAAGGAAGCCGGCATCGACGCCAAGCCGAAGAAGCCGGCACCGGCCGAGTAG
- a CDS encoding AAA family ATPase, whose translation MCRCSPIATLYVTRGFPASGKTTWAARFCAGSGAVNINRDDIRRTLRLGQHGTDDQEAGVTTVQEAFFRAAVANGSDIVLSDTNLRLRSLRPFLRRALAAGYAVELRDFRVELDELLRRNAAREADRRVPDAVIREMWSRYPPEQWPPIETLLEDAAGPA comes from the coding sequence ATGTGCAGGTGTAGCCCTATCGCCACCCTGTACGTCACCCGCGGATTCCCGGCGTCGGGCAAGACGACCTGGGCAGCGCGGTTCTGTGCCGGTTCCGGTGCGGTGAACATCAACCGGGACGACATCCGGCGGACACTGCGGCTCGGTCAGCACGGGACCGACGACCAGGAGGCCGGGGTCACCACCGTGCAGGAGGCGTTCTTCCGTGCCGCAGTGGCGAACGGCTCCGATATCGTCCTGTCGGACACGAACCTGCGTCTGCGGTCGCTGCGTCCCTTCCTTCGCCGTGCGCTGGCCGCCGGGTACGCGGTGGAGCTGCGGGACTTCCGGGTGGAGCTTGACGAACTGTTGCGTCGCAATGCCGCCCGGGAAGCGGACCGTCGGGTCCCGGACGCGGTGATCCGCGAAATGTGGTCGCGGTACCCCCCTGAGCAGTGGCCCCCGATTGAGACGCTTCTCGAGGACGCCGCAGGTCCTGCCTAG
- a CDS encoding CapA family protein: MSIRVTACKAGKAGKAGKILTATVAVVTAAACSTACSGDEAAGAEATAPTPARSVTMAFGGDVMFESHLASLATDPNSLVELRDTLGAADLSVVNLETSITDRGTPFPGKAFTFRAPESALVSLQNAGVDAVTMAANHAFDYGEEGAVDTLAAKDASPIPVAGIGRDIDEAFTPVTLEANGVKIALVNASEVYEETLEYNSAGVDKYGIASAVPRDRLLREVRDAKKDHDVVVVSMHWGIEAAHCPGEQAIATSEALEDAGADLIVGGHQHRLNGQGWLGNAYVNYGMGNFIYYLNAGEAGHTGVLTVTFDIPASDAPVAEQNARRVSDADWQPMLIGYDGIPRPVDDATAAELTSLSDSYRTCIPVTAAPEETA, translated from the coding sequence GTGAGTATTCGGGTCACAGCTTGCAAAGCAGGGAAAGCAGGGAAAGCAGGGAAAATACTGACGGCCACCGTCGCTGTCGTCACAGCTGCGGCCTGTTCGACGGCGTGCTCGGGGGATGAGGCAGCCGGTGCCGAGGCCACCGCCCCGACCCCGGCACGCTCGGTCACCATGGCTTTCGGTGGGGACGTCATGTTCGAGTCCCACCTCGCTTCCCTCGCCACGGACCCGAATTCCCTGGTTGAACTGCGGGACACCCTCGGCGCCGCCGATCTGTCGGTGGTGAACCTGGAAACCTCCATCACCGACCGTGGCACCCCGTTCCCGGGCAAGGCCTTCACCTTCCGCGCGCCGGAGTCCGCGCTGGTCTCCCTGCAGAACGCGGGGGTGGATGCCGTCACCATGGCGGCCAACCATGCCTTCGACTACGGCGAGGAAGGCGCAGTGGACACTCTCGCCGCCAAGGACGCGTCGCCGATCCCGGTCGCCGGGATCGGCCGGGACATCGACGAGGCCTTCACCCCGGTCACCCTGGAGGCCAACGGGGTGAAGATTGCCCTGGTGAACGCGTCCGAGGTCTACGAGGAGACGCTCGAATACAACTCCGCGGGCGTGGACAAGTACGGCATCGCCTCGGCCGTCCCCCGGGACCGGCTGCTGCGCGAGGTTCGCGACGCGAAGAAGGACCACGATGTTGTCGTGGTGAGCATGCACTGGGGGATCGAGGCCGCGCACTGCCCCGGGGAGCAGGCCATCGCCACATCCGAGGCCCTCGAGGACGCCGGCGCCGACCTCATCGTCGGTGGACACCAGCACCGTCTCAACGGTCAGGGCTGGTTGGGCAACGCCTACGTCAACTACGGCATGGGCAACTTCATCTACTATCTCAACGCCGGGGAGGCTGGCCATACCGGCGTCCTCACCGTGACCTTCGATATCCCCGCGTCCGACGCCCCGGTGGCGGAGCAGAACGCCCGGCGGGTCAGTGACGCCGACTGGCAGCCGATGCTCATCGGCTACGACGGCATCCCGCGTCCGGTGGATGACGCCACAGCCGCCGAACTCACCTCCCTGTCCGACAGCTACCGGACGTGCATCCCCGTCACCGCCGCGCCGGAGGAGACTGCCTAG